The genomic DNA GCAAATTAAATTTAAAACTGCATCCGTGCGGTATGTTGTCCGAAAGCTCCAGGTTTCCGCCGTGCGCATCTATTATTGATTTACAAAGCGTAAGACCGAGACCGAAACTTCGGCGGCTGTCGGAAATCTTGTTTTTCCCGGTATAAAACATCTCAAATATATGCGGTTTTACATCATCGGGTATGCCGTTTCCGTTATCCGACACATTAAACATTGCATAATTTCCTTGTTTTTGAGCGCTTATGCGGATTTTAGAACCGGCAGGTGTATATTTTATTGCATTATCAATCAAATTAACCAAAACCTGAATAATAAGCTGTGCGTCCATACGAACAAGCAATAAATCCTCACACTGAACGGTTATTGTATGCTCAGCCGATTTTCGGCATAAATGAGATACAGCCTCAGCAATAACCTCATCCGCAAGCTGATCGCTCAGATTTAATTTCAGCCTTCCGTCATTGAGTCTTGTAACATATAAAAGATTTTCAACAACGCCTGTAAGCCACTCGGAGTCATCATAAATGTCGGTATAAATCCGATGCTTGGTGTCCTCGTCCAAGCAATCGGAATTGTGTAAAAGAGTATCCGCATTCCCGGAAATTGAACATAAAGGTGTGCGGAGATCATGAGAAATTGAACGCAAAAGATCTGCACGCAGCTGCTCGCTTTTTGCAAAATCGGCAGCCTTTTCTTTTTCCGCTGCATTATGTGCGTTATCCATAGCCAATGCACATTCATTCAAAACGGACAGCAACACACTGTTTTCAAATGAATCTGCCGAGTTTTTATCCATCGGAATCCCAATTACGCCGTATATCCGCTTTTCAATGCGTATTGAGAAATACAGACATTCGGCATTGCTGAAATGTGAGGTTGACGCACCTGCGCAGCGCCCGTTTTTATACACCCACTCAGCAACTTTTCGTTCGGAATCATTTAATATCCGCTCTGTATCGTCTGTGCCCTTTTCAGAAAAAATCTGTCCTTTTGACAAGCTTGATTTATCGGCTTTATATGCTGCAATACAGCGGTCAAGAAGCTTTGAAAGCTGCATACAGGTTATACTCAATATTTCCTCGCTGCCTTTTGCCTTTTGCAGCAACCGGTCGGTATCGAACAAAATCTGCATACGAAAAGCAGCTTGTGCCGACAGCTTTGCATGCTTTTTTAATTTTGAAGCAAGCGTTCCTGTAAGAATTGATGACGCAAGCATAACGGCAAATGTTACAGGATAGCCGACGGCATATGTTTTGAGCGACAAATGCGGTTCTGTCAGAAAAAAACCAAACAGAAAAACGCTGAGCAGCGAACTTGCAATGCTGCAAACATATCCTTTTGTCAGAGCGGAAATAACCAACACGCCGAAGATATAAACGGTAACGATGTTTGTGTCGTTAAATCCGAGGTGAAGAAAAAGGAAACCTATAGCCGTGCATAAAGCAAGAACACCGCAGACAGTCAAAACATCCTGCACTGTCGGCAGTTGGGTATTCGCAAATAAACTGCTTTTGCGTGATTTTTTATAAAATCCGGCATCGGGAATAATGTGAATATCAATGTCGGGCGCATACGCTATCAGTTTTTCTGTCAGCGTGTATCCTCCCCAAATGCGGCTGCGCTTTGCATTGCTTTGACCTATTACAATTTTTGTTACATCGGACAGCCGTGCGTATTCCGCTATCTGCATAGCCACATCCTCGCCGTGGACAGTTACAACATCGGCTCCGATATTTTCCGCAAATTGAATATTGTTATCAAGTTTTTTTTGATCGCTTTCGGTTAGTGCAAAATCGTTTTGCACATAAATCGCCGTAAATCGTGCATCGAGAACTTTTGCCATTTTTGCGGCAGTCTGCACGATTTTTTCATTAGACGGCGAAGCGGACAGACATACAAGTATGTGCTGTTTTTTTTCAATATTTGTTATTATTTTTTGAGCGCTCATATTATTCACCGCCATTATCTGTTTCATATTATTATACCATAAATCGCACTAAAAGTCCACATATGTCAATAAAAAGTATTCATATTTTTATCATAAAGCAACATCCCGGTCTTGCTGTGATTTTTCTTAAAACCGTGTATTTCTTTTAGTATCTCATCATCAGTCAAATCCGATGAAAGCAGTATTTGTGTATTTTTAGAGTCGCTTTCTTCATTTTGAATCGCCTTTTGGTTTTCACACAGAAACCGGTCTATTCTATCCATTAAGAAGTAACCGAAAGCGAAAAAGGCAAGAACAGCTGCCGTCAGCAATACATATTTCAAAATGATTCACCTCTTTTTTTAGATACGGAAACATTTTTGCAGCTCTTTATATTCTCCCAAAACCATAAGTGTTGCGTTTTCGCTGAGAGTCGTATCCGAAGATATTGCCATATCAATATCTCCGTTCTTTTTAACCGCCAAAACATTAATGTTATATTTTCGGCGGATATCTATATCTCCTATTGTTTTTCCGATCCACTGTTTGGGTGCTTCAACCTCGAAGATAGCGTGTATCCTCCCCAAATGCAGCTGCGCTTTGCATTGCTTTGACCTATTACAATTTTTGTTACATCGGACAGCCGTGCGTATTCCGCTATCTGCATAGCCACATCCTCGCCGTGGACAGTTACAACATCGGCTCCGATATTTTCCGCAAATTGAATATTGTTATCAAGTTTTTTTTGATCGCTTTCGGTTAGTGCAAAATCGTTTTGCACATAAATCGCCGTAAATCGTGCATCGAGAACTTTTGCCATTTTTGCGGCAGTCTGCACGATTTTTTCATTAGACGGCGAAGCGGACAGACATACAAGTATGTGCTGTTTTTTTTCAATATTTGTTATTATTTTTTGAGCGCTCATATTATTCACCGCCATTATCTGTTTCATATTATTATACCATAAATCGCACTAAAAGTCCACATATGTCAATAAAAAGTATTCATATTTTTATCATAAAGCAACATCCCGGTCTTGCTGTGATTTTTCTTAAAACCGTGTATTTCTTTTAGTATCTCATCATCAGTCAAATCCGATGAAAGCAGTATTTGTGTATTTTTAGAGTCGCTTTATTCATTTTGAATCGCCTTTTGGTTTTCACACAGAAACCGGTCTATTCTATCCATTAAGAAGTAACCGAAAGCGAAAAAGGCAAGAACAGCTGCCGTCAGCAATACATATTTCAAAATGATTCACCTCTTTTTTTAGATACGGAAACATTTTTGCAGCTCTTTATATTCTCCCAAAACCATAAGTGTTGCGTTTTCGCTGAGAGTCGTATCCGAAGATATTGCCATATCAATATCTCCGTTCTTTTTAACCGCCAAAACATTAATGTTATATTTTCGGCGGATATCTATATCTCCTATTGTTTTTCCGATCCACTGTTTGGGTGCTTCAACCTCGAAGATAGCGTGGGAATCGTCAATTTCTATATAATCACGAATATGATCCGCAGTATATCGAATAGCAGCCCATTTTGCAATTTGTTTTTCGGGATAAACCACTCCGTCCGCTCCGTTCCGCAAGAGAAACTTTTCCTGCACATCCCGTTCCGCTCTTGAAATAACTTTTTTTGCTCCGAGCTCTTTAAGTAAAGAGGTTGTTTCAAGGGAATTTTGAAAATCCCCTCCGATTGTAACAATGCAAACATCATAATTTCCTATTCCGAGAGATTTCAAAAAATCCGCATTTGTACTGTCACCGATTTGGGCATTGGTCACAAACGGCAGCACGCTGTTGATTCGTTCTTCATTGGAATCCACCGCCATAACCTCGTGTCCCAATTTGTTAAGCTGCAATGCAATATGCTTTCCGAATCTTCCGATACCTATTAACAAAATATTTTTCATAATTCAAAAACTCCTTTTTATCCGACTGTTATTTTTTCAAGAGGCAGTTTTGCTCCGCCTTGATTTTTGCTTGCGATTGCCGCATATACCAGTGTCAAACCGCCGACTCGCCCAAGGTACATTAAAAGTATAAGGATAATTTGCGATGCGATACCGAGCTTTGGCGTAATTCCAAGCGTGAGTCCCACAGTTCCGATTGCCGATGCGGTTTCATAAAGGCAATCGGACAAAGGAAGGTTTTCAAGTACGCTTATCGCAACTCCGCCGACAAAGAAAAGTGTAAAATAAATTGTTGCGATTGCCAAAGCATTTCGTATAATTGTATTGTCGATTCGCCTTCCGCAAACGCAAATTTCTTCTTTCCTTTTAATCACTGACACGGCGCTTAATATAATAACCGCAAAGGTTGTGGTTTTCATACCGCCGGCAGTGGAACCGGGCGAGCCGCCAATCAGCATAAGCAATGTCATAATTGCTTTTGAGGCGCCTGTCATTGCGTTAAGGTCAGCAGTATTAAATCCGGCAGTCCTTGTTGTCACAGACTGAAACAAAGATGCAAAGATTCTTTTTCCAACCGGTATACCGCCAAAATCACAAAAGAAAAAGAAAGCGGCAGGTATTGCAATTAAAAGCGCCGAAGTGAACAGAACAATCTTGCTTTGCATACGGTAACGCCTGAAATGATGTTTGTGCAGGCAAATATCGTCCCACGTAAGAAACCCGATACCTCCGACTATAATCAAAAGCATAATTGCAATGTTCACAGAAGGATTTCCCATATATTCGGTAAGAGAAGGATATTTATGTGCGCCTGTTCCCAAAATGTCAAATCCGGCATTGCAAAAAGCCGATACGGAATGAAACACAGCCTTCCATATTCCGCTTGCACCGTATTCGCCGCAAAACGACGGGAGCATACATAATGCACCGATTAGTTCTATTAAAAGCGTACCTCTCAAGACAAACCTTGTCAGACGGACTATTCCGCCGAGCCTTGGCGCTGAAATAGCGTCCTGCATTGTGCTGCGCTGCATAAGTGATATTTTTCTGCCCGCAAGCATTGCAAATGACACAGCCGCCGTTACAACTCCGAGTCCTCCTATCTGTATAAGCAGCAAAATCACTGCCTGCCCGAGCGGCGACCAATAGCTGCCGGTATCCAGCACAACCAGCCCGGTTACACAAACGGCAGAGGTTGATGTAAATATCGCACTGTGAAACGGTGTTACTATGCCTGCCGCAGACGATATCGGCAGCATTAATATAAGCGCCCCAAAGAGAATCACACCGGCAAAGCTCAGTATAATAATTTGAAAGGACGAAAGATGCCGTCTGAAATATATTTTCTCTATCATAGGATAAGCCTCCTCCAACTTGCTTTTATTTATTATAACATATGGCATATAAAAATGAGATAATAAGTTGCAACGAGACATTAAGATTGTATAAAGATAATGTTAATACACATATAAATAAAAAAGCGGCTCGTTGCCGATAAATACGGCAGTCTGAGGGTATGCCTAAATTGAGCACACCCTTTCCTGGTGATAAGTTTCGGAATAAATGTTATAGATTAAACTGTTTCCGCATTTCTGCATCCATGGTTGCTTTTTTTGCATACTCCCAAGTATCGCAAAGGCGAATATTATTTTTCTCAATGAGTATCTCATTACTGAACCCAAGAATATAGCGTAAGCAAATTCGGCGTAAAAAATGTGCTGCCGATAATGAGAAAACATTATCGCACAGCAGCACTTTTACACGATGCATTCCGAAAACCGCACAGGCGAAAGGTTTATTTGAAACCGAAACAATAGAATGGTCTGTGAAGATTTACCGTGTCGTTTCTCTGCGTATTAAAATCGGAGTAAGAACCTTATGAATCGGCTTTGAAAGCAGTTCGGGTTTCCGTTTCTTAAATGCATTTATCTGAACAGTAAGAATCTGCATTGCTTCATCCGCAATTTTATCGACCTGCTGTCCTACGGTTGTTATCGGAACTATTGCTTCTTTTGAAATCGGCGAATTATCGAATCCGACTATTTTATATTTGTCGGGAAGCTTGCCATATTTTTTTATAATAATATTCAACAGAATATTTGCATGAGTGTCATTTGACATGAAAATACCAACAGTTTTATTGATATATTTAGCTTCTGTTTCTTCAAACATATTTTTAATTCCGGCATAGTTTTCATCGTATGTTTTTCCGAAATCCCTTATCAAGATATTATAATCGCATTTGTTCTTTTCGCAAAAATTCTTAAAGCCTTTTATTCTCCCATATGCCGGTACATCCTCAGGGACATCGGAATTTGCATGAATCAATATATCACAGCCGCTTTTTGAAAGAATGGTAGCAGCCTGAATTCCGCCCATATAATTATCTGTATTTACGCTGCAGACATATTTATCTTCGCGTTCGATTGTAACAAGCGGTATATTATATGCAGATAATTCCTTTGAAGGGAGTGTGTGACTCAGAACTATCAATCCCTCTGTTTTGTACGCAAGCAGCTCGCTGATATACCTTCTTTCGACATCGGCATCATCTTTTCCCGCAAATACAATAAATTTATAACCGTATTTTTCATATGTGGAAATGATATGGTCAAGAACATTCGAATAATAATGCATATAAAGGTTAGGTATGATAACGCCTATGATTTCCGTTTTCCCGTTCGCCATAACCCTGGCAAGCTTGTTTTCTTTATAATTAAGCGTTTCAAGAGCATGCGCAATCTTATCCTGGTTTTCAAGTGTAACCGAATCGGGATTACTGAAATATCTTGATATGGTTGTTTTTGAAAATCCGGTATACTCGGCGATATCTGCAAAAGTAACATTTTTTTTGACATATTCTCTGCCTCCGTTTCAGTTTTATTATAGCATATAACAGTTATAAAATCAATAAAGTAATCGGTAAAGTAACCGGTTCTGTCAAAATGCACAAAACACGAAAGCTGTTATTGGGGATTTATCACAAAAACCAAAAGAACACTTGACAAGTAACCTGTTATGAGATATGATACAGATAGTAAAGTAACTGGTTACTTAAACAAGTCGGAGGGATAACTATGAAAAAGCTATCATTGTTTATGGCAGCTCTTTCGCTGGTTGCCGGCACATTGATGTTAACGGGATGTGCAAAAACAGCAAAACCCGGGGATGTGCGTGGATACGACAACGGAGAGCAGTATATCAGTATGTGGGTGCATACAATCGAAGACACACCTGAAGGCTCGGCATATAAAAAATCGGTGGAAAGCTTCAATGAAAAATACAACGGAAAGTATTTTGCCGATATTGAGTTTATTCCGCGAAATGACAGCGGCGGAGGATATTCTGACAAAATCAACGCATCTGTTATGTCGGGAGATTTGCCGGATGTTATAACGGTGGACGGACCGAATGTATCGGCTTATGCGGCAAACGGAATAATCCAACCACTCGCCGCTCTGACCGATGAGGAAAAATCCTCTTATTTGGAATCAATTATTGAACAAGGTACTGTTGACGGTAAGCTTTACGCGCTCGGCGCAATGGAATCGAGTGTCGGATTGTATTACAATAAGGCAATCCTTAAAGAGGCGGGAATTGATATACCTGATAAAGACCACCCTTGGACATTTTCGGAATTTGCGGATATATTAAAAAAGCTTAAGCCGATAATGGACGCAAAAAACGGATATCCGCTCGATATGACATTCCCGGTCGGAGAGTCAAGCATCTATTATTATGCACCGTTTATATGGTCAAACGGCGGCGATTTGATAAGCAGCGACGGTCTCCGGGTGGATGGGTATTTCAATTCCGAAGAAAATGCAGAGGTGTTTAAGTATTTCAGACAACTTGTGGAAAACAAATATATGTCGGCAACACCTGTTGAAAAGCTTTTTGAAAGCGGACGCGCGGCATTTAAATTTGACGGTGCTTGGGAGGTTAATACCATTTATCAGAGTTACGGCGACATTGATCTCGGTGTTGCACCGTATATAGTCAGCGACAAGTGGGACGGAGGGAAATATACTCCTACAGGCTCATGGGCATATGCGGCAACATCAAAAACAGAGCATATTGAAGCGGCAACCGAGTTGGTAAAATGGATGAGCGGCGTAGAAAGCGGAATATTGCTTTATGAAAACACAAAGAGCTTGCCGTCAACATATGACGCATATGACAGCATAACGATTTTTGAAGAAGATGCGAATTATAAAGCGCTTTACGAACAATTAAGAGATTACGGTCATCCAAGACCGAAAACACCTGTTTATCCGCAGGTAAGCATCTCTTTCCAACAGGTTCTCGAGGATGTGGGACTAAGCGGCCGAGATGTTAAAGATGAAATGGATAAATCTGTTGAAAGGATAAACGCTAAACTTAAGCGTTATACAAGATGATATGAAAAATAAATCAAATTCAATTCTCGGAATGGCTTTTTTCGGACCTGCACTTGTTCTGATGACGATTTTTCTCTTCATTCCGATGATATTAACACTTATCTACAGCTTTACGGATTATTTTGCGTTAAACCCTAAGCTGACGCACTTTGTATGGCTCGAAAATTTTTCCGCCATTTTCAAAGATGACCTTTTTACAACAGCTTTCGGCAATACGGTTAAATTTGTGCTTATAATTGTTCCGCTGCAAACACTGGGAGCATTGGGATTGGCACTTCTTATCAACAGAGTAACTGTATGCAAGCGGTATTTCAAGGTGGCGTTTTTTATCCCTGTAGTTATGTCGCTTGCGGTAGTTTCGAATCTTTGGATGCAGATTTACAGCCCCGAAGGAATACTCAATACAATGCTTTCAAATTTTGGAGTCAAACCGCAGCCGTTCATATATGGTGCAAGTCAAGCGCTTCCATCTATTGCATTTATGAGTGTGTGGCAGGGAGTGGGTTATCAAATGATTATTTTCCTTGGCGAATTGCAGGCTATCAACCCTGCGCTTTATGAGGCTGCCGAAATGGA from Qingrenia yutianensis includes the following:
- a CDS encoding ATP-binding protein translates to MSAQKIITNIEKKQHILVCLSASPSNEKIVQTAAKMAKVLDARFTAIYVQNDFALTESDQKKLDNNIQFAENIGADVVTVHGEDVAMQIAEYARLSDVTKIVIGQSNAKRSRIWGGYTLTEKLIAYAPDIDIHIIPDAGFYKKSRKSSLFANTQLPTVQDVLTVCGVLALCTAIGFLFLHLGFNDTNIVTVYIFGVLVISALTKGYVCSIASSLLSVFLFGFFLTEPHLSLKTYAVGYPVTFAVMLASSILTGTLASKLKKHAKLSAQAAFRMQILFDTDRLLQKAKGSEEILSITCMQLSKLLDRCIAAYKADKSSLSKGQIFSEKGTDDTERILNDSERKVAEWVYKNGRCAGASTSHFSNAECLYFSIRIEKRIYGVIGIPMDKNSADSFENSVLLSVLNECALAMDNAHNAAEKEKAADFAKSEQLRADLLRSISHDLRTPLCSISGNADTLLHNSDCLDEDTKHRIYTDIYDDSEWLTGVVENLLYVTRLNDGRLKLNLSDQLADEVIAEAVSHLCRKSAEHTITVQCEDLLLVRMDAQLIIQVLVNLIDNAIKYTPAGSKIRISAQKQGNYAMFNVSDNGNGIPDDVKPHIFEMFYTGKNKISDSRRSFGLGLTLCKSIIDAHGGNLELSDNIPHGCSFKFNLPISEVTLNE
- a CDS encoding cation:proton antiporter regulatory subunit — encoded protein: MGRIHAIFEVEAPKQWIGKTIGDIDIRRKYNINVLAVKKNGDIDMAISSDTTLSENATLMVLGEYKELQKCFRI
- a CDS encoding universal stress protein; translated protein: MSAQKIITNIEKKQHILVCLSASPSNEKIVQTAAKMAKVLDARFTAIYVQNDFALTESDQKKLDNNIQFAENIGADVVTVHGEDVAMQIAEYARLSDVTKIVIGQSNAKRSCIWGGYTLSSRLKHPNSGSEKQ
- a CDS encoding potassium channel family protein, yielding MKNILLIGIGRFGKHIALQLNKLGHEVMAVDSNEERINSVLPFVTNAQIGDSTNADFLKSLGIGNYDVCIVTIGGDFQNSLETTSLLKELGAKKVISRAERDVQEKFLLRNGADGVVYPEKQIAKWAAIRYTADHIRDYIEIDDSHAIFEVEAPKQWIGKTIGDIDIRRKYNINVLAVKKNGDIDMAISSDTTLSENATLMVLGEYKELQKCFRI
- a CDS encoding TrkH family potassium uptake protein translates to MIEKIYFRRHLSSFQIIILSFAGVILFGALILMLPISSAAGIVTPFHSAIFTSTSAVCVTGLVVLDTGSYWSPLGQAVILLLIQIGGLGVVTAAVSFAMLAGRKISLMQRSTMQDAISAPRLGGIVRLTRFVLRGTLLIELIGALCMLPSFCGEYGASGIWKAVFHSVSAFCNAGFDILGTGAHKYPSLTEYMGNPSVNIAIMLLIIVGGIGFLTWDDICLHKHHFRRYRMQSKIVLFTSALLIAIPAAFFFFCDFGGIPVGKRIFASLFQSVTTRTAGFNTADLNAMTGASKAIMTLLMLIGGSPGSTAGGMKTTTFAVIILSAVSVIKRKEEICVCGRRIDNTIIRNALAIATIYFTLFFVGGVAISVLENLPLSDCLYETASAIGTVGLTLGITPKLGIASQIILILLMYLGRVGGLTLVYAAIASKNQGGAKLPLEKITVG
- a CDS encoding LacI family DNA-binding transcriptional regulator encodes the protein MAEYTGFSKTTISRYFSNPDSVTLENQDKIAHALETLNYKENKLARVMANGKTEIIGVIIPNLYMHYYSNVLDHIISTYEKYGYKFIVFAGKDDADVERRYISELLAYKTEGLIVLSHTLPSKELSAYNIPLVTIEREDKYVCSVNTDNYMGGIQAATILSKSGCDILIHANSDVPEDVPAYGRIKGFKNFCEKNKCDYNILIRDFGKTYDENYAGIKNMFEETEAKYINKTVGIFMSNDTHANILLNIIIKKYGKLPDKYKIVGFDNSPISKEAIVPITTVGQQVDKIADEAMQILTVQINAFKKRKPELLSKPIHKVLTPILIRRETTR
- a CDS encoding ABC transporter substrate-binding protein; this encodes MKKLSLFMAALSLVAGTLMLTGCAKTAKPGDVRGYDNGEQYISMWVHTIEDTPEGSAYKKSVESFNEKYNGKYFADIEFIPRNDSGGGYSDKINASVMSGDLPDVITVDGPNVSAYAANGIIQPLAALTDEEKSSYLESIIEQGTVDGKLYALGAMESSVGLYYNKAILKEAGIDIPDKDHPWTFSEFADILKKLKPIMDAKNGYPLDMTFPVGESSIYYYAPFIWSNGGDLISSDGLRVDGYFNSEENAEVFKYFRQLVENKYMSATPVEKLFESGRAAFKFDGAWEVNTIYQSYGDIDLGVAPYIVSDKWDGGKYTPTGSWAYAATSKTEHIEAATELVKWMSGVESGILLYENTKSLPSTYDAYDSITIFEEDANYKALYEQLRDYGHPRPKTPVYPQVSISFQQVLEDVGLSGRDVKDEMDKSVERINAKLKRYTR
- a CDS encoding carbohydrate ABC transporter permease codes for the protein MKNKSNSILGMAFFGPALVLMTIFLFIPMILTLIYSFTDYFALNPKLTHFVWLENFSAIFKDDLFTTAFGNTVKFVLIIVPLQTLGALGLALLINRVTVCKRYFKVAFFIPVVMSLAVVSNLWMQIYSPEGILNTMLSNFGVKPQPFIYGASQALPSIAFMSVWQGVGYQMIIFLGELQAINPALYEAAEMDHASSWSRFKDITLPELKPLCVFVFITVTIGAFRMIVQPMVMTGGGPSHSTYTIVYDIYETGTVNWEIGLASAMAIVFTVFVVILTIIQTVLTKDKEDRHEKKKAKDI